From Sediminibacterium sp. TEGAF015, a single genomic window includes:
- a CDS encoding nucleotide sugar dehydrogenase → MLQNYKIAVVGLGYVGLPLALAFADKYSVIGFDINETRILELQNKNDISKEIERDAFNTKVSILFTHDLKDIAPCNVYIITVPTPIDQNKQPDLHSLLGASQSVGSILKKGDIVIFESTVYPGCTEEECVPVLEKSSGLLFNQDFFVGYSPERINPGDKTRPIQSIIKVTSGSTPTIAEEIDNLYKSVITAGTYLAPSIKVAEASKAIENAQRDVNISFMNELALIFDKLGIDIDEVLDAAKTKWNFLPFKPGLVGGHCIGVDPHYLAYKAMQVGYTPKVILSGREVNEQMGIWMGEKIIAQLATQFNGEIKGKKVLILGFAFKENCSDTRNTKVIDVYNTLQRAGLEVAIYDPCVNRKQVQKEFGIKLIDSTEGKYDYIFKAVDHLIFK, encoded by the coding sequence ATGCTTCAAAATTATAAAATTGCTGTTGTTGGATTGGGTTATGTGGGCCTTCCATTGGCTTTAGCATTTGCTGATAAATATTCAGTAATAGGTTTTGATATTAATGAAACAAGAATTCTGGAATTACAAAACAAGAATGATATTTCTAAAGAAATTGAAAGGGATGCTTTTAATACGAAAGTCTCTATTCTTTTTACTCATGACTTAAAGGATATAGCGCCCTGCAATGTTTATATTATAACAGTACCAACACCCATTGATCAAAATAAACAACCAGACTTACATTCCTTACTAGGTGCAAGCCAATCAGTAGGGTCTATTTTAAAAAAAGGTGATATAGTAATTTTCGAGTCCACTGTCTATCCAGGCTGCACAGAAGAAGAGTGTGTTCCGGTTTTAGAAAAATCAAGCGGCTTGCTATTCAATCAAGATTTTTTTGTTGGGTACTCTCCAGAGCGAATTAATCCAGGGGATAAGACAAGACCTATTCAGTCAATAATAAAAGTTACATCGGGTTCTACACCAACCATTGCAGAGGAAATCGATAACTTATATAAATCTGTTATAACAGCAGGAACTTATTTAGCTCCTAGTATAAAAGTTGCTGAAGCTTCTAAAGCTATTGAAAATGCACAAAGGGATGTCAATATCTCTTTCATGAATGAGCTGGCATTGATATTTGATAAATTGGGTATTGATATTGATGAAGTACTCGATGCTGCTAAAACCAAATGGAATTTCCTGCCTTTTAAACCAGGTTTGGTTGGAGGACACTGTATTGGAGTTGACCCACATTATTTGGCATATAAAGCCATGCAAGTGGGGTACACGCCTAAAGTGATTTTATCGGGTAGGGAAGTGAATGAACAAATGGGGATTTGGATGGGAGAGAAAATCATAGCCCAGTTGGCAACTCAGTTTAATGGAGAAATTAAGGGTAAAAAAGTCCTTATCCTAGGATTTGCTTTTAAAGAGAACTGCTCCGATACCCGCAATACCAAAGTGATTGACGTTTATAATACCCTCCAACGAGCTGGCCTTGAAGTAGCCATATATGATCCTTGTGTTAATAGAAAACAAGTTCAAAAGGAATTTGGAATAAAGCTAAT